Part of the Vagococcus teuberi genome, TCTGCTGCCTCTGAACTTCTAGAACTATCTTTCCATAAAATTGAAGCAAATCCTTCAGGTGAGAGAATTGAGTAAATACTATGTTCCAATATCCAAACATCATTTGCTACAGCTAATGCAAGTGCACCACCACTTCCCCCTTCACCTGTCAAAATAGAAAGAATTGGGACAGAGAGTTGGCTCATCTCATACAAATTTTTTGCAATCGCCTCACCTTCGCCACGTTCTTCGGCTTCTACACCACAAAATGCTCCTGGTGTATTGACTAAAGTAATAATCGGTCGATGAAACTTCTCTGCCTGTTTCATCAATCTCAACGCTTTTCGATATCCTTCTGGTGTTGGAGAGCCAAATCTCGTTTTAACATTTTCTTCTAACGTTTGTCCCTTTTGAATACCAATAATCGTTACAGGTATCGAGTTAATTAGTCCAATCCCACCAACTACAGCTTTATCATCTCCATAATAACGATCGCCATGAAGCTCAATAAACTCTTCCGTGACACCATCGATTATTTCTTTCGTCGTAAGTCGTTTGCTATCTCTAGCTAGTTGCACAATGTCATTTGCCGTATATTTAGTCATCTCCTTCACCTCCATTATGAAGTAACAGAAGGGTAGACAACGTAGATTTCATTTCTTTACGTGTCACAATCTTATCAATAAACCCATGCTCTAATAAAAATTCTGCTCGCTGAAAATCATCTGGTAACGTTTGACGTATGGTTTGCTCAATCACACGACGTCCGGCAAACCCTATCAATGCTTGTGGTTC contains:
- a CDS encoding acetyl-CoA carboxylase carboxyltransferase subunit alpha; the encoded protein is MTKYTANDIVQLARDSKRLTTKEIIDGVTEEFIELHGDRYYGDDKAVVGGIGLINSIPVTIIGIQKGQTLEENVKTRFGSPTPEGYRKALRLMKQAEKFHRPIITLVNTPGAFCGVEAEERGEGEAIAKNLYEMSQLSVPILSILTGEGGSGGALALAVANDVWILEHSIYSILSPEGFASILWKDSSRSSEAAEIMKLTAFELKELHVVDKVISETCGNDTLSKKDIIKNLKKTIIDQLNDYQTMSVDELKNQRYNRFRKY